The genome window GTCGAAGGTGCGGATCACCACCGGCTGCCCCGGGAACGCCTCGGCCACCTGCCGGTAGGCGCGGTACTGCTCCTCCTCGCCCGGGGCGGTGCCGCGGCCCACGACCAGGAACTCGGTGCGGTAGAGGCCCACCCCGTTGGCGCCGTGCGCCCGCGCGTTGGTCGCCTCGCCGGGGAGGTCGATGTTGGCCCGGAGCGCCACCTCCACCCCGTCGCGGGTGCGCGAGGGCAGGTGCGCCAGCAGCACCAGCTCCTGCTCCCACTCGCGGATGGCGAAGTCGCGCTGGCGGTACGTCTGCTTCTCCTCGTCGCTCGGCTCGACGACCACCCGGCCCGTGCGCCCGTCCAGGATCAGCTCCTGCCCGTCGCGCACCAGCTCCGAGACGTCGCCGAGCGAGACCACGCAGGGGATGTCGAGCGAGCGGGCCAGGATGGCGCTGTGCGAGGTGCGCGTCCCCAGGTCGGTGGCGATCCCCACCACGTACTCGGGGTCCAGCTGCACGGTGATTGACGGCGTCAGCTCGCGCGCCACCAGGATCACCGTCTTGTCGTCGGTGCGCTGGGTGACGTCGGGGTCGGGGAGGTCCATCAGCCGGCGCAGCACGCGCGTCTGCACGTCGGCCAGGTCGTTGAGCCGGTCCAGCACCATCGGGTGGCTGGTGTGCGAGAGCACCGACTCCCACTCCAGCACCCGCCACTCGAAGGCGCGCTCGGCGGTCAGGTGGTTGTCGCGGATGTAGCCGATGGTGCCCTGGATGAGGTCGGCGTCCTCGAGCATCAGCACCTGCGGCTCGAAGATCTGCGCCTCCACCTCGCCCATGGTCCGGACGGTGCGGGCCTGCAGGACGCGGATGCGCTCCTTGGCCCACTCGCACGCCTCCAGGAAGCGCGCGACCTCGGCCTCCACCTGCTCGGGCGGCACGGTGGCGCCGTGGGGGACGCGCGGCACCTCCCAGCGCAGCACCCGCGCGGGGGCGATCACGATCCCCGGCGCCGCCGGGATCCCGTCGCGGGCCAGGCTCAAGTCAGTCCTCCCCGAACCGGTTGCGGATCAGCTCCACCAGGGCGTCCACCGCGTCCCGGCTGTCCTGCCCCCGGGCGCGGATGTGCACCGTGGAGCCGCACTCGGCCGCCAGCATCATTACCCCCATGATGCTCTTGCCGCTCACCTCCACGTCGTCCTTGCGGATCCAGACGTCGGAGGCGAAGCGGTTGGCCAGCTTCACCAGCTCCGCCGCGGGGCGCGCGTGGAGCCCGTACTTGTTGACGATCTGCACTTCGGACTGCGTTTCCATCCGCTCTTCGGTAGCGGGGTCTAGGGACGCGCGAGGACGAGCCCCGCGAGGAGGACCGCCAGGAGCGCCGCCGCGGCCACGGCGCGCACGCGCCGCCCCAGCGCCACCCCCAGCGCCGCCGCGGCCGCGCCGATCACCCACCCCGGCCAGCCGGGGACGTTGGGCACGGTGTTGCCGATGGCCAGGACGGCGGCCGCCCCGGCGAAGGCGGCCCCCGCGCTGGCGGCCCGGTCGCCGAGCCGCTGGAAGGGGAACGCCCTGAGCACGCGGCCGACCTCCAGCCCCTGCTCCAGACCGGCTCGCAGGCCCCAGCCGCGCAGGTACAGGTGCAGGGCGTTGAAGGCCAGCAGGAACGCCGCCACGGCCGTCCACCAGGGGAGGCCCGCCAGCACCAGCGCCAGCCCCAGCATCAGGCTGGCCGGGCGCCACATCAGCCACACCAGGCGGTCGCCGAGCGCGCCCAGCGAGCCGCGCAGCGCGCTCTTGAAGCGCGCCACCGTCTCGGGCGGCACCCCGTCGGCCTCCAGGCGCGCGACGGCCCCCGCGGCCACCGTGGCCAGGTACGGGTGGCTGTTGAACAGCTCCGCGTGGCGCGCGAGCGCGCGGCGGAGCGCCTCGGGATCGGTGTAGACCCGCCGGAGCGCGGGCGCCAGCACGAACGCCAGACCCGTGCCGATCAGCGACTGGTAGTTCCACGACCCCTGCACGATGAAGCTGCGCAGCAGCATCCGCCGCCGCACCGCCGCCGGGACCTCGGCCCGCACCGCGGCGGCCGCGGGCGGGGCCGGTGCGGACGGCGCCGGCGGCGGGGCGGGCCCGGCGGGGCCGGCCGGCTCGGCCGGCAGGGCGGGAGACACGGGGACGTCGCTCATCGCACGAAGAGCCAGAGCGCACCGAGCGCCGCCCCGGCCGCGAAGAACGGCCAGCGCGCGCGCCCGAAGAGCCTTAAGCCCGACGCCGTCCCCGCGGCGATGGCCGCTCCCACCGCCAGCGCGGCCCAGCGCGGCGGGAACGCCATCAGGCGCGTCTCCAGCGCGCCGAGCAGCGCCCCCAGGAGCACCACGGCGGCCACGGTGAGGAAGGTGCCGCGCGCGAAGTCGAGCGCCACCGGCGTCCAGTGACGCCGGGCCAGCGCGGCCGGCTCCAGCGTCCCCCCCGGCTCCACCCCGTCGAAGCGCGCGTTGTAGTGCCGGAGCGCCACCACCGTGCGCCCGCCGACCCACTCCCAGGCCAGGGTGAAGAGCACGATCACGAGCAGCGCCGCGTAGGGGCCCTCGGCGGTGGAGAAGCCCGTGCTGGCGTAGTACGACTGCGCCGTCAGGGCGAAGAGCGCCCCGGCCGCCACCGCGGGGGGGCCGGCCTCGGGGTAGGTGGCCGCGCCCACGGGGAGCACGGCCAGGTGGAGCGCCTCCAGCGCCACGCCCACCAGGATCCCCTCCGCCGGCCGCCCGGCCGCCAGCCCGCCCAGGGTGGCCGCCACCAGGGGGCGGCTCACCATGAACTGCCCCACCGAGGTGCCGTCGAGCGCGACGGCGCCCCCCAGCAGGGCGAGCGCGAGCAGGAGCAGGGGCTCGGGGATCATCTCTCTCGTGTCAATCAGGAAAACGACGAACGGCGATTTGCACTTCGACCAGCATCCGCGCGGCCGCGAGGGCCCTCTCTCCCCCCGACCCCCTCTCCCCCAATGAATGGGGGAAAGGGGGAGAACACAACGCGAGGTCCGACCTCCAGCGCGGAACCGACCCGCGCTTCTACCTTCGTACTTTCGTACTCCCGTACTTCTTCCCTCACCCTCCCGTCAGCTCCTCCAGCGGCACCCGCCGCGACGCCGGGAGGTCGCGCGCCGAGACCTTCGCGCCCTCGGCGGCGATGGCCGCCAGGTCGCGCTGCTCGTCGGGGCGCAGGTGCAGGTAGGGGAGGATGCTGGTCCTCCCCGCGGCGTGGTGGATCCCGCCCAGGTTCACCTCCTCGCCCTGCAGGAGCCGCCCCTCGGCCATGCGCCTGGCGGTGGCCACGTCGCGCACCAGCACGATGGTCCGCCGGACGTCGTCCCGCCACCCCGCGTAGTCGCGGCGCGCCTCGGCCACGGCCAGGAAGCGCGCCTCGATCTCCGGCGGCACGCCCAGGCAGTACAGCTCCTGCTCCCAGGGGCTCGCCGCTAGGTCGTCGTCCACCACCACGATGCGGTCGGCGTGGAGCGGGCCGCCCCAGCCGACCGTCACCTGGCCGTGGATCAGGCGCTCGTCAACCCGAAAGAGCACGATCGGCATGCGCCGCGCCTTCCCGGTGGGCGCCGGTGACCCCGGCGCGCCCCTTCTCCACCAGCCGGT of Longimicrobium sp. contains these proteins:
- the ptsP gene encoding phosphoenolpyruvate--protein phosphotransferase yields the protein MSLARDGIPAAPGIVIAPARVLRWEVPRVPHGATVPPEQVEAEVARFLEACEWAKERIRVLQARTVRTMGEVEAQIFEPQVLMLEDADLIQGTIGYIRDNHLTAERAFEWRVLEWESVLSHTSHPMVLDRLNDLADVQTRVLRRLMDLPDPDVTQRTDDKTVILVARELTPSITVQLDPEYVVGIATDLGTRTSHSAILARSLDIPCVVSLGDVSELVRDGQELILDGRTGRVVVEPSDEEKQTYRQRDFAIREWEQELVLLAHLPSRTRDGVEVALRANIDLPGEATNARAHGANGVGLYRTEFLVVGRGTAPGEEEQYRAYRQVAEAFPGQPVVIRTFDLGGDKFPAFLHMAPEENPFLGWRAIRVCLDEPQMFRTQLRALLRSMAHGDVRVMLPLINEIAEVEATRRLLDECAAELKAEGHALPGGWKLGAMVETPGAALSAPELARHVDFFSIGTNDLVQYTLAVDRGNSRLARLYKPFHPAVVRLLDQVARAGREAGIEVAVCGEMAANPLAAFLMIGMRVGSLSVGSASLAEIKKVIRSVTYEQAAEAVREALKAPTADDVVRALTARLGAVLDLSKFAGPWTASPEH
- a CDS encoding HPr family phosphocarrier protein is translated as METQSEVQIVNKYGLHARPAAELVKLANRFASDVWIRKDDVEVSGKSIMGVMMLAAECGSTVHIRARGQDSRDAVDALVELIRNRFGED
- a CDS encoding PTS system mannose/fructose/sorbose family transporter subunit IID; the encoded protein is MSDVPVSPALPAEPAGPAGPAPPPAPSAPAPPAAAAVRAEVPAAVRRRMLLRSFIVQGSWNYQSLIGTGLAFVLAPALRRVYTDPEALRRALARHAELFNSHPYLATVAAGAVARLEADGVPPETVARFKSALRGSLGALGDRLVWLMWRPASLMLGLALVLAGLPWWTAVAAFLLAFNALHLYLRGWGLRAGLEQGLEVGRVLRAFPFQRLGDRAASAGAAFAGAAAVLAIGNTVPNVPGWPGWVIGAAAAALGVALGRRVRAVAAAALLAVLLAGLVLARP
- a CDS encoding PTS sugar transporter subunit IIC — encoded protein: MIPEPLLLLALALLGGAVALDGTSVGQFMVSRPLVAATLGGLAAGRPAEGILVGVALEALHLAVLPVGAATYPEAGPPAVAAGALFALTAQSYYASTGFSTAEGPYAALLVIVLFTLAWEWVGGRTVVALRHYNARFDGVEPGGTLEPAALARRHWTPVALDFARGTFLTVAAVVLLGALLGALETRLMAFPPRWAALAVGAAIAAGTASGLRLFGRARWPFFAAGAALGALWLFVR
- a CDS encoding PTS sugar transporter subunit IIB; this encodes MLFRVDERLIHGQVTVGWGGPLHADRIVVVDDDLAASPWEQELYCLGVPPEIEARFLAVAEARRDYAGWRDDVRRTIVLVRDVATARRMAEGRLLQGEEVNLGGIHHAAGRTSILPYLHLRPDEQRDLAAIAAEGAKVSARDLPASRRVPLEELTGG